In Natronococcus occultus SP4, the following proteins share a genomic window:
- a CDS encoding acetate--CoA ligase family protein, with translation MGRLSDLFAPETVAVVGATDREGAVGRAILENLRDGFAGEVVPINPNRDEVLGLECYRDVQAAPPIDLAVVVVPPTIVIDAIEDVAEAGIDDVVVITAGFAETGGEGAKRERQLRELAAEYDLNVVGPNSLGVMSTPNGMNATFGPENALEGSISFMSQSGAFITAVLDWANEQGIGFQDVVSLGNKTVLDETDFVREWGEDADTDVIIGYLEDIDDGQAFLRTAREVTDDTPIVLVKSGRTDAGAQAASSHTGAIAGSERAYEAGLEQAGVIRATSVQELFDYARALSGLPQPDGDGVAVVTNAGGPGVLTTDAVGDSSLRMADFTDETIDALAEAMPDEANVYNPIDAIGDADVERFREALDTALDDPNVGSAVVVSAPTAVLEYDKLAEVVIEKREEHDKPVVTCLMGGERARAAEEVLREFGIPNYFDPSRAVAGLDALARYCDVSERTIGEPTTFDVDRERAREILERAHDREDNRLGVESMALLDAYGIPTPDGEIVDDPDRARDVAESIEGDVVMKIVSPDISHKSDIGGVKIGVADDDVYDAYEDLVARARNYQPDATVLGVQVQEQLDLESATETIVGMNRDPQFGPLLLFGLGGIFVEILEDTAVRVAPIGEDEAREMVDEIQAAPLLRGARGREPADVDGVVETIQRLSQLVSDFPSILELDVNPLVAGPDGVQAIDLRLTVDTDEL, from the coding sequence ATGGGACGGTTATCCGATCTCTTTGCACCCGAGACCGTCGCCGTGGTTGGCGCCACCGACCGCGAGGGCGCCGTCGGTCGGGCGATCCTCGAGAACCTGCGAGACGGGTTCGCGGGCGAGGTCGTCCCGATCAACCCCAACCGCGACGAAGTGCTCGGACTCGAGTGTTATCGCGACGTACAGGCCGCGCCGCCGATCGATCTGGCGGTGGTCGTCGTTCCGCCGACGATCGTAATCGACGCCATCGAGGACGTCGCCGAGGCAGGCATCGACGACGTCGTCGTCATCACCGCCGGCTTCGCCGAAACCGGCGGCGAGGGCGCCAAGCGGGAGCGACAGCTCCGCGAACTCGCCGCGGAGTACGACCTCAACGTCGTCGGACCGAACAGCCTGGGGGTGATGTCGACGCCGAACGGGATGAACGCCACGTTCGGCCCCGAGAACGCCCTCGAGGGCTCGATCTCCTTTATGAGCCAGTCGGGGGCCTTTATTACGGCCGTGCTGGACTGGGCCAACGAACAGGGGATCGGCTTCCAGGACGTCGTCTCGCTTGGCAACAAGACCGTCCTCGACGAGACCGACTTCGTCCGCGAGTGGGGCGAGGACGCCGACACCGACGTCATCATTGGCTACCTCGAAGATATCGACGACGGCCAGGCGTTCCTCCGGACGGCCCGCGAGGTGACCGACGACACCCCGATCGTACTGGTCAAGTCCGGCCGCACCGACGCCGGCGCGCAGGCGGCGTCCTCGCACACCGGCGCGATCGCGGGCAGCGAGCGGGCCTACGAGGCAGGTCTCGAGCAAGCGGGCGTGATCCGGGCGACGTCCGTCCAGGAGCTGTTCGACTATGCCCGCGCGCTGTCCGGACTGCCCCAGCCGGACGGCGACGGCGTCGCCGTCGTCACCAACGCCGGCGGTCCCGGCGTGCTCACGACCGACGCGGTCGGGGACTCCTCGCTCCGGATGGCCGACTTCACCGACGAGACGATCGACGCGCTCGCCGAGGCGATGCCCGACGAGGCAAACGTCTACAACCCGATCGACGCCATTGGCGACGCCGACGTCGAGCGCTTTCGCGAGGCGCTCGATACCGCGCTCGACGACCCCAACGTCGGGAGCGCGGTCGTCGTCAGCGCACCGACGGCCGTCCTCGAGTACGACAAGCTCGCCGAGGTCGTCATTGAGAAACGCGAGGAACACGACAAACCCGTCGTCACCTGCCTGATGGGCGGCGAGCGCGCCCGGGCCGCCGAGGAGGTGCTCCGGGAGTTCGGCATTCCGAACTACTTCGATCCGTCCCGGGCCGTCGCGGGACTGGACGCGCTGGCACGCTATTGCGACGTCAGCGAGCGGACGATCGGCGAGCCGACCACCTTCGACGTCGACCGTGAGCGCGCCCGGGAGATCCTCGAGCGGGCCCACGACCGCGAGGATAACCGACTGGGCGTCGAGTCGATGGCGCTGCTCGACGCCTACGGGATCCCGACGCCCGACGGCGAGATCGTCGACGACCCCGACCGCGCCCGCGACGTCGCCGAATCGATCGAGGGCGACGTCGTCATGAAGATCGTCAGCCCCGACATCTCCCACAAGTCGGATATCGGCGGCGTGAAGATCGGCGTCGCCGATGACGACGTCTACGACGCCTACGAGGACCTCGTCGCCCGGGCGCGCAACTACCAGCCCGACGCGACCGTTCTGGGCGTGCAGGTCCAGGAACAGCTCGACCTCGAGTCTGCGACCGAGACGATCGTCGGGATGAACCGCGATCCGCAGTTCGGGCCGCTGCTGCTCTTTGGCCTGGGTGGAATCTTCGTCGAAATCCTCGAGGACACCGCCGTCAGGGTTGCCCCGATCGGCGAGGACGAGGCCCGTGAGATGGTCGACGAGATCCAGGCCGCGCCGTTGTTGCGGGGCGCCCGCGGCCGCGAGCCGGCCGACGTCGACGGCGTCGTCGAGACGATCCAGCGGCTCTCCCAGCTGGTATCCGACTTCCCGTCGATTCTCGAACTCGACGTCAACCCGCTCGTGGCCGGCCCCGATGGCGTACAGGCGATCGACCTCCGACTCACCGTCGACACCGACGAACTATGA
- a CDS encoding metal ABC transporter permease: MDRTHRRRLERIGIALTGLLAVVMLAFLALEWLQEYPYAGTLYDQYTIAGMWLDHYLGTGVFGYSFMLRSIATGVLVGIAAPLVGTYLVHREMALIGETLAHTAFAGVAIGLLFSATTDWDGSLLVAALVVAVIGALLVQYLAERTNTYGDVPIAIMLTGSFAVGTLIISYGRGGFSGVSIEDYLFGSAAVIPAEGARLVAILTIAVVGVVAVTYKQLLFITFDEQAARVARLNVTWYNTLLIVMTAVVVVGAMQIMGVILVAAMLVIPVAAASQIAHGFRETLALSILFGQASVLGGFGFAISQGLPPGGSIVVVAIAIYALAILASSRSGSAISMH, translated from the coding sequence ATGGATCGGACACACAGACGCCGCCTCGAGCGGATCGGGATCGCGTTGACGGGCCTGCTCGCGGTCGTGATGCTTGCCTTCCTGGCTCTCGAGTGGCTCCAGGAGTACCCATACGCCGGGACGCTGTACGACCAGTACACGATCGCCGGAATGTGGCTCGACCACTACCTCGGTACGGGCGTCTTCGGCTACTCCTTTATGCTGCGATCGATCGCGACGGGAGTCCTCGTCGGGATCGCCGCACCGCTGGTCGGGACCTATCTCGTTCACCGCGAGATGGCGCTGATCGGCGAGACGCTGGCTCACACTGCCTTCGCAGGCGTCGCCATCGGCCTGCTCTTTAGCGCGACGACCGACTGGGACGGCTCCCTGCTGGTCGCCGCGCTCGTCGTCGCGGTCATCGGCGCGTTGCTCGTGCAGTATCTCGCCGAGCGGACCAACACCTACGGCGACGTCCCGATCGCGATCATGCTCACCGGGAGCTTCGCCGTCGGGACCCTGATCATCAGCTACGGTCGGGGCGGTTTCTCGGGAGTCAGCATCGAGGACTACCTGTTCGGGAGCGCAGCCGTCATCCCCGCCGAGGGGGCGCGGCTGGTCGCAATCTTGACCATCGCCGTCGTCGGCGTCGTCGCGGTAACCTACAAGCAGCTGCTTTTCATCACGTTCGACGAGCAGGCTGCCCGGGTCGCCCGCCTCAACGTCACCTGGTACAACACGCTGTTGATCGTGATGACCGCCGTCGTCGTCGTCGGCGCCATGCAGATCATGGGCGTGATCCTCGTCGCCGCGATGCTCGTCATCCCGGTCGCGGCCGCCTCGCAGATCGCCCACGGGTTCCGCGAGACGCTGGCGCTGTCGATTCTGTTCGGCCAGGCCTCGGTGCTTGGCGGGTTCGGCTTCGCGATCTCGCAGGGGCTACCGCCGGGCGGTTCGATCGTCGTCGTCGCGATCGCGATCTACGCGCTGGCGATCCTCGCCTCGAGTCGCTCCGGGAGCGCGATCTCGATGCACTAG
- a CDS encoding metal ABC transporter ATP-binding protein, with the protein MENVTFAYGETVAIRDVSLTIEAGDFLGLVGPNGSGKTTLLHLMLGLHSPDSGRIELFGQPVDEFDQGERIGYVSQKATSRGGTMPVTVREAVTMGRFAHAGHSRLGDEDHEIVDDALETVGITDLSDRRVNQLSGGQRQRAYIARALASEADLLALDEPTVGVDAESRDAFYALLDSLNDAGITIVLIEHDIGVVTNRADRVACINTELFHHGDTESFVESNALEQAYGTTGQVVHHHH; encoded by the coding sequence ATGGAGAACGTAACGTTCGCGTACGGTGAAACTGTCGCTATTCGAGACGTCTCGCTGACGATCGAGGCGGGTGACTTTCTCGGGCTGGTCGGCCCGAACGGGTCGGGGAAGACAACGCTGTTGCACCTGATGCTCGGGCTTCACAGCCCCGACAGCGGACGGATCGAGCTGTTCGGCCAGCCAGTCGACGAGTTCGACCAGGGCGAGCGCATCGGCTACGTCTCCCAGAAGGCCACGAGCCGCGGCGGGACGATGCCCGTTACCGTCCGCGAGGCGGTGACGATGGGACGGTTCGCCCACGCGGGCCACTCCCGGCTCGGCGACGAGGACCACGAGATCGTCGACGACGCCCTCGAAACGGTCGGCATCACCGACCTGTCCGACCGCCGCGTCAATCAGCTCTCCGGTGGACAACGCCAGCGGGCCTACATTGCGCGGGCGCTGGCCTCCGAGGCCGACCTGCTGGCGCTCGACGAGCCGACCGTCGGCGTCGACGCCGAATCCCGGGACGCGTTCTACGCGCTGTTGGATTCGCTCAACGACGCCGGGATCACGATCGTCCTGATCGAACACGATATCGGCGTCGTCACCAACCGGGCCGATCGGGTCGCCTGCATCAACACGGAGCTGTTCCACCACGGGGACACGGAATCGTTCGTCGAAAGCAACGCCTTGGAGCAAGCGTACGGAACGACCGGGCAGGTCGTCCACCACCATCACTGA